A window of the Radiobacillus deserti genome harbors these coding sequences:
- a CDS encoding copper homeostasis protein CutC, with protein sequence MLIEVIADSLTDAHTAEKAGADRIELVTGMLEGGLTPSYGLIEQVCQAVTIPVQVMIRPHSRGFVYSTDDLQVMVEDIKQCKKLGANGVVIGVLTEQGDIHETALEELLHVSEGLDVTFHRALDEAKDLEESIKVLRKYPQIRRVLTSGGKPSAIEAVEQYSNMQKQVDRGGPILMAGAGLTLENIASFLRGFPAKEIHFGKAVRIDSSYACSIDPEKIIALRNLTSFS encoded by the coding sequence ATGTTGATAGAAGTAATTGCCGATTCCCTAACAGATGCCCATACTGCAGAGAAAGCAGGAGCGGATCGTATCGAATTGGTAACAGGAATGCTAGAAGGTGGGCTTACTCCAAGTTATGGTTTAATTGAACAGGTTTGTCAGGCAGTCACGATACCTGTACAGGTGATGATTCGACCGCATAGTAGGGGATTCGTGTATTCCACCGATGATTTGCAAGTAATGGTAGAGGACATAAAGCAATGTAAGAAACTGGGTGCAAACGGTGTTGTCATTGGAGTTTTAACGGAACAGGGTGATATTCATGAGACAGCGCTAGAGGAACTTTTACATGTGTCTGAAGGATTAGATGTCACTTTTCATCGTGCACTTGATGAAGCTAAAGACCTAGAGGAATCCATAAAGGTGCTTCGGAAATATCCGCAAATTCGTAGAGTGCTTACTTCTGGTGGAAAGCCTTCTGCTATCGAAGCTGTGGAACAATATTCTAACATGCAAAAGCAAGTAGACAGAGGAGGACCTATTTTGATGGCGGGGGCAGGTCTAACTCTAGAAAATATTGCTAGTTTTTTACGAGGGTTTCCTGCTAAAGAAATTCATTTTGGTAAGGCAGTTCGCATAGATTCCTCTTACGCTTGTTCAATTGACCCAGAAAAAATTATAGCATTAAGAAACCTTACGAGCTTTTCATAA
- a CDS encoding LCP family glycopolymer transferase: MVTESLKGKKSKRWMKIICSIIAVFLLATGGYVYSIYHEVKQTVTKEIHQQVGNIDTEATKEKMKEQEKLNILLLGVDERESDSGRSDALMVMSLDPSTDSMQLISIPRDTRAEIVGRGTEEKINHAYSYGGVEMAINTVENFLDTDLDYYVRINMEGLTDMVDAVGGITVTNEIDWFDEGYYQKGYHFEKGDIQLDGAKALGYVRMRHFDPNGDFGRTKRQRQVIQGIIEQGASITSFSKIDNILDVLGKNVVTNMDFEDMQDLFANYRDTRHHFTSYMVQGEGTSINGTYYLVVSDDEIEKVHSMLEKSTS; the protein is encoded by the coding sequence ATGGTGACAGAATCTCTTAAAGGGAAGAAATCCAAGCGTTGGATGAAGATTATTTGTTCGATTATAGCCGTATTTCTTTTGGCTACTGGAGGATACGTTTATTCTATATATCATGAGGTAAAACAGACTGTAACGAAAGAAATCCATCAACAGGTGGGAAACATTGATACAGAGGCAACGAAGGAAAAAATGAAGGAACAAGAGAAGCTGAACATCTTATTACTAGGTGTGGACGAGCGTGAATCCGATAGTGGTCGTTCCGATGCGTTAATGGTCATGTCTCTTGACCCGAGCACAGATAGTATGCAGTTGATCAGTATTCCACGTGATACGAGAGCGGAAATTGTCGGTCGTGGTACCGAAGAAAAAATTAATCATGCTTATTCGTATGGCGGGGTGGAAATGGCTATTAACACGGTGGAGAACTTCTTAGACACAGACCTAGATTATTATGTGCGCATCAATATGGAAGGTCTAACTGATATGGTGGATGCGGTTGGTGGGATTACAGTTACCAATGAAATAGATTGGTTTGACGAAGGGTACTATCAAAAAGGCTATCATTTCGAGAAAGGCGACATTCAACTGGATGGAGCTAAGGCACTTGGGTATGTTCGGATGAGACACTTTGATCCAAATGGAGATTTTGGTCGTACGAAGCGTCAAAGACAAGTTATCCAGGGAATTATTGAGCAAGGTGCGAGTATTACATCTTTTAGTAAGATTGATAATATTCTCGATGTATTAGGAAAGAACGTTGTAACGAATATGGATTTTGAGGATATGCAAGATTTATTTGCGAACTACCGCGACACTCGTCATCACTTTACGAGTTATATGGTTCAGGGAGAGGGCACTAGTATTAACGGTACGTATTATCTAGTCGTCTCCGATGATGAGATTGAAAAAGTTCATTCCATGCTGGAAAAATCAACATCCTAG
- a CDS encoding alpha/beta fold hydrolase has translation MHTEVFGAGEPIAFLHTGLQTGLTDFEYQREYFKEKYKVILPDLRGHGKSVEEDLTNFYKGSAKDIVDTLINLEVDSAHIV, from the coding sequence TTGCATACTGAAGTGTTTGGTGCTGGCGAACCAATTGCATTTTTACATACTGGATTACAAACTGGTTTAACTGATTTTGAATATCAAAGGGAGTATTTTAAAGAAAAATATAAAGTTATTCTTCCTGATTTACGTGGTCACGGAAAATCAGTTGAGGAAGACCTTACCAATTTTTATAAAGGTTCAGCGAAAGATATAGTAGATACTCTTATTAACTTAGAAGTGGATTCCGCACATATTGTTTAG
- a CDS encoding alpha/beta fold hydrolase, with protein MSDRPNNWSVRHKHDVERQAQLMKNEKVNDYYNSLHRSNWKQSLEIGKDENWYPFNETRNLDGITSPILYIVDEGDKAETKGTLFYTSIKDGVHVSIIPFASHLVHTEQSEIYSQILEEFLIKVDN; from the coding sequence ATGTCTGACAGACCAAATAATTGGTCTGTCAGACATAAACATGATGTTGAACGCCAAGCTCAACTGATGAAAAATGAAAAAGTGAATGATTACTATAACAGTTTACATAGGTCTAATTGGAAACAATCTCTTGAAATTGGAAAGGATGAAAATTGGTATCCATTTAACGAAACAAGAAATTTAGATGGTATTACATCTCCTATTTTGTACATAGTTGATGAAGGTGATAAAGCTGAAACGAAAGGTACACTATTTTACACTTCAATAAAAGATGGTGTGCACGTTTCTATTATTCCATTCGCATCTCACTTAGTTCATACAGAGCAATCAGAGATTTATTCGCAAATTTTAGAAGAATTTTTAATTAAGGT
- a CDS encoding glycoside hydrolase family 3 protein — MNNKTKKVTTVSFVSILLLITQLFSPIQPVQAKKQNDVVDLILLQNVPEVDSKISDNSISLDALKIYEDGHFELVTKNLSWKSTNKRVASVDEDGNVTASGKPGLTFIKVSYGRFTDRIAIHTKPDFSHKQRGKLDFEPTLVKLRGKQYDIISNAIDEMTLQEKIGQMLMPDFRNWEGQPVTEMLPEIESLVKEYDLGGVILFRENVVTTEQTVELVSAYKEAAEKYGLLLTIDQEGGIVTRLQSGTDMPGNMALGATRSEDLSYQVGRAIGEELHSLGINMNLAPVLDVNNNPDNPVIGVRSFGESPELVADLGIAYTEGLQSTGVAATAKHFPGHGDTAVDSHLGLPEVPHDIERLKEVELYPFQQAMEAGIDAVMTAHVTFPKIDDTKVISKKDGTEIALPATLSKKVLTDLMRKDMGYDGVIITDALNMNAIEDHFGPVDAAVRAVQAGADILLMPVGLEEVAGGLVEAVQNGDISIDNIEDSVERILTLKVERGIIKSDETTSLEDKIANAQQVVGSEAHKQVEKNASEKSITLVKNENEVLPLSTSSEDEVVVVGNTQIDTLYSEVKAIHNNTTLIRASGPLSADQLARLERADAVIVGTYTYNVSGRSPSSQQMQLVNQLIEATDSPVIGVGIRNPYDIMAYPTVDAYLTQYGFNESSFEATAKVITGQLNPTGQLPVTIPSYEGDILYSFGHGLSY, encoded by the coding sequence ATGAACAACAAAACAAAGAAAGTAACCACTGTATCTTTTGTCTCTATTCTTTTGCTTATTACTCAATTGTTTTCTCCTATCCAGCCTGTTCAAGCGAAAAAGCAGAACGATGTAGTCGATCTGATCCTTCTGCAAAACGTTCCCGAGGTGGACAGCAAGATTTCCGATAATTCCATTTCATTAGATGCTTTAAAAATATATGAGGATGGACACTTCGAATTGGTGACAAAGAATTTGTCATGGAAATCCACCAATAAAAGAGTCGCATCCGTGGATGAAGACGGGAATGTTACGGCTTCTGGAAAACCTGGTCTTACTTTTATCAAGGTTTCCTATGGTCGATTTACCGATCGAATCGCCATCCACACTAAACCAGATTTTTCTCATAAACAAAGAGGAAAATTAGATTTTGAACCTACATTAGTAAAATTAAGAGGAAAACAATATGACATCATATCCAATGCCATTGATGAAATGACACTCCAAGAAAAAATTGGACAAATGCTCATGCCAGATTTCCGAAACTGGGAAGGGCAACCCGTAACCGAAATGCTACCAGAGATTGAATCACTCGTGAAAGAGTATGACCTTGGTGGTGTTATTTTATTTAGGGAAAATGTCGTGACTACCGAGCAAACGGTGGAGCTCGTTTCCGCCTATAAAGAAGCTGCAGAAAAATACGGCTTACTTTTGACCATAGATCAAGAAGGTGGAATTGTGACTCGACTTCAATCTGGCACAGATATGCCAGGTAATATGGCGCTAGGTGCAACAAGATCTGAAGACTTATCCTATCAAGTAGGACGAGCCATAGGAGAGGAGCTTCATTCCTTAGGGATAAATATGAACCTTGCACCGGTACTCGATGTGAATAACAACCCAGACAACCCAGTCATTGGTGTTCGTTCATTTGGAGAGTCCCCTGAGCTAGTTGCCGATTTAGGCATTGCTTATACAGAAGGCTTACAAAGCACAGGTGTTGCAGCAACAGCTAAACACTTCCCTGGCCATGGAGATACTGCTGTAGATTCTCACTTAGGTCTTCCTGAAGTCCCACACGATATAGAGCGTCTGAAAGAAGTAGAGCTATATCCATTTCAGCAAGCGATGGAAGCAGGGATCGATGCTGTGATGACCGCGCATGTGACGTTCCCTAAAATCGATGACACGAAAGTGATTTCGAAAAAGGACGGAACCGAAATCGCTTTGCCCGCTACCCTTTCTAAAAAAGTATTAACAGATTTAATGAGAAAAGATATGGGATATGATGGAGTGATTATCACAGACGCCTTAAACATGAATGCGATTGAAGATCATTTCGGTCCTGTAGACGCTGCAGTAAGAGCTGTTCAAGCAGGAGCAGATATTTTACTAATGCCAGTTGGACTTGAAGAGGTTGCTGGTGGGCTAGTTGAAGCAGTCCAAAACGGAGATATTTCAATAGATAATATCGAAGATTCTGTAGAACGAATCTTAACCTTAAAAGTCGAACGCGGAATTATCAAGTCCGACGAGACCACTTCATTAGAGGATAAAATTGCTAACGCACAACAAGTAGTTGGTTCCGAAGCACACAAACAAGTAGAAAAAAATGCATCGGAGAAATCCATTACTCTAGTTAAAAATGAAAACGAAGTACTGCCTTTATCCACTTCTTCAGAGGATGAGGTGGTTGTCGTAGGAAATACCCAAATCGATACGCTTTATTCGGAAGTGAAAGCAATCCATAACAACACAACACTTATTCGTGCATCCGGACCATTAAGCGCTGATCAATTGGCTAGACTTGAACGTGCAGATGCAGTGATTGTAGGCACCTATACGTACAATGTTTCTGGTCGCTCCCCAAGTAGCCAACAAATGCAGCTTGTAAATCAGCTCATCGAAGCGACAGACTCACCAGTAATAGGAGTTGGCATCCGGAACCCTTATGACATCATGGCGTATCCAACAGTGGATGCTTACCTAACCCAATATGGCTTCAACGAATCCAGCTTTGAAGCAACGGCAAAAGTGATTACAGGCCAACTAAACCCAACTGGTCAATTACCAGTTACAATTCCTAGCTATGAAGGAGATATACTTTATTCCTTCGGGCATGGGTTAAGTTATTAA
- a CDS encoding energy-coupling factor transporter transmembrane component T family protein: MLQHNWILSLHPLTKFYFSLSITISVFIVSSYWYAMAMFGICLILALWAGVQKAFLQNVLLALGFLLIVLFLMQAFFYPGNQVIWKLGFLSMKAEGIHYGLIMATRILAIGSAFILFFKITAVRDFVKALEDIGLPPMGAYVVLSTLQIIPEMRKQSRVIMDAQRARGVETEGNVWVRAKAFIPILTPLILSSIASTEERAITLESRAFLTKNKKTSLYKLSKGPLDHVLPIAFVVILVGLLIGRVLG; this comes from the coding sequence ATGTTGCAGCACAACTGGATATTATCCTTACATCCATTAACAAAATTTTATTTTAGTTTAAGTATAACCATCTCTGTTTTTATCGTATCTTCCTATTGGTACGCAATGGCCATGTTCGGGATTTGTCTTATCCTTGCCTTATGGGCAGGTGTCCAAAAAGCGTTTCTTCAAAATGTTCTGCTCGCATTAGGCTTTTTGCTCATTGTTCTCTTTCTCATGCAAGCCTTCTTTTATCCAGGTAACCAAGTCATATGGAAGCTTGGGTTCTTATCAATGAAAGCGGAAGGGATACACTATGGTCTAATTATGGCAACTAGAATACTAGCGATAGGTTCTGCCTTTATCCTATTTTTCAAGATTACTGCCGTAAGAGATTTCGTCAAGGCTTTAGAAGATATTGGACTCCCTCCTATGGGAGCGTACGTTGTTTTATCGACGCTGCAAATTATTCCAGAAATGCGCAAGCAATCAAGAGTTATCATGGATGCACAAAGGGCAAGAGGAGTCGAAACCGAAGGGAATGTGTGGGTAAGGGCAAAAGCATTTATTCCGATATTAACACCTCTCATTCTGTCGTCTATTGCTAGTACAGAAGAGCGTGCTATTACATTAGAGTCTAGAGCCTTTCTAACGAAAAACAAAAAAACGAGCTTGTATAAACTATCAAAAGGACCTCTAGATCACGTGCTTCCAATCGCATTTGTCGTAATTCTAGTTGGTTTACTTATAGGGAGGGTGCTTGGATGA
- a CDS encoding ECF transporter S component gives MKRKIKDDFNIMAMLLIPVGVAINIVGFQIASVLKLPIFLDTIGTILIGVIAGPWVAVLAGLVTNLINGIFNPVWFPYAIVSIAIGFVTGLLTRKGMFQNIPKALISAVIITFITIITSAPITVLVYGGATGNTSALITATFLAAGQQIWSAVFSSTIITEVGDKIISVMIVYFIVRLMSDRYLSKLNYGHLYMKRKK, from the coding sequence GTGAAAAGGAAGATAAAAGATGATTTTAATATAATGGCCATGCTATTGATTCCAGTTGGAGTTGCGATTAATATCGTAGGCTTCCAAATTGCTAGTGTCCTCAAGTTACCAATCTTCTTAGATACAATCGGCACCATACTAATCGGGGTTATTGCAGGTCCATGGGTTGCGGTACTCGCAGGATTAGTTACGAATCTAATTAATGGTATCTTTAATCCCGTCTGGTTTCCATATGCCATTGTGTCTATTGCGATAGGTTTTGTAACAGGTCTTTTAACAAGAAAAGGTATGTTTCAAAACATACCGAAAGCACTCATTTCTGCAGTTATCATTACCTTTATTACAATTATTACATCCGCTCCAATCACCGTCTTAGTATATGGTGGAGCGACTGGAAACACTTCTGCTCTAATTACCGCTACCTTCCTGGCAGCAGGACAACAAATTTGGAGTGCTGTTTTCTCGTCTACGATTATTACAGAGGTTGGAGATAAGATCATTTCCGTTATGATTGTCTATTTCATAGTCCGGTTGATGTCTGATCGTTACCTTTCTAAATTAAATTACGGTCACCTTTACATGAAAAGAAAGAAATAA
- a CDS encoding PfkB family carbohydrate kinase, with amino-acid sequence MNILVVGSINMDLVLSVDRIVRPGETIHSSGYERFFGGKGANQAVAAAQLGANVSFIGAVGDDDFGRATLEHFQDKGIETKGIKQSDKTGTAIIQVSHDVEKIPLFLYREPIIHFLLKI; translated from the coding sequence TTGAACATATTAGTTGTTGGAAGTATTAATATGGATTTGGTTTTATCTGTCGATCGAATCGTGCGTCCAGGTGAAACGATTCATAGCAGTGGGTATGAACGCTTCTTTGGTGGTAAAGGAGCAAACCAGGCTGTTGCCGCTGCTCAATTAGGAGCAAATGTCTCTTTCATTGGGGCGGTTGGAGATGATGATTTCGGTAGAGCAACTCTTGAGCATTTTCAGGATAAGGGAATCGAAACGAAAGGGATTAAACAATCTGACAAAACCGGAACAGCAATTATTCAAGTTAGCCATGATGTGGAGAAAATTCCATTGTTCTTGTACCGGGAGCCAATCATACACTTTCTGTTGAAGATATAA
- a CDS encoding nucleoside hydrolase: MRKTPVIIDCDPGIDDIMALLFAFASETLNILLITTSAGNQTQDKTVSNALNFLDYMGQNVEVARGLDQPFYKDLQIADHVHGESGIGDVTFPISKRKESKRYAMEAMVETLTKATEPITIIATGPLTNVGALILAYPHLKPKIKQISLMGGAAKGGNVTPTAEFNIHVDPDAADIVFRSGIPITMSGLDVTHKAYLSQADVNELEHFQTNLSDKLVSMIRFYQDGGDRTPFHEENYNDVIRLHDLCAVAYVVDPSLFEGDDYFVSVERMGTYTNGATVVDYDKRSGQTPNVRVLYEVNREKLVSLFLRAVKHCS; this comes from the coding sequence TTGAGGAAGACGCCTGTCATCATCGACTGTGACCCTGGTATTGACGATATAATGGCTTTATTATTTGCTTTTGCTAGTGAAACATTGAACATACTTTTAATCACGACAAGTGCGGGAAATCAAACCCAAGATAAAACTGTATCGAATGCTTTAAACTTTCTAGATTACATGGGACAGAATGTAGAAGTCGCTCGTGGACTAGATCAACCATTTTACAAAGATTTACAAATAGCCGATCATGTTCATGGAGAGAGTGGAATTGGGGATGTTACCTTCCCAATATCGAAACGAAAAGAAAGTAAACGTTACGCGATGGAAGCAATGGTAGAAACGCTAACTAAAGCAACTGAGCCAATCACTATCATTGCTACCGGCCCTCTTACGAATGTCGGTGCCCTCATTTTAGCGTATCCACATTTGAAGCCGAAGATTAAACAAATCTCCTTAATGGGGGGTGCTGCAAAAGGTGGGAATGTCACCCCGACTGCAGAATTTAACATACACGTGGATCCAGATGCTGCGGATATCGTATTCCGTTCAGGGATTCCAATCACGATGAGTGGTTTGGATGTGACACATAAAGCTTACCTCAGTCAGGCTGATGTTAACGAACTAGAGCACTTCCAAACAAATCTATCGGATAAGCTCGTGTCTATGATTCGCTTCTACCAAGATGGTGGGGATAGAACGCCGTTCCATGAAGAAAATTACAACGACGTTATTCGTCTTCATGACCTGTGTGCGGTTGCTTATGTAGTTGATCCGTCCTTGTTCGAAGGAGATGATTACTTTGTTTCCGTCGAACGAATGGGAACGTACACAAATGGAGCTACTGTCGTGGATTATGACAAAAGAAGCGGCCAAACACCGAATGTGCGCGTGTTATATGAAGTGAATCGAGAAAAGCTAGTATCATTATTTTTACGAGCAGTCAAACACTGTTCTTAA
- a CDS encoding energy-coupling factor ABC transporter ATP-binding protein — protein MKQIRMENVHFSYPDGTVALRSFDLSIEEGERVAMIGQNGAGKTTAVKLMNGLVKPTGGNVFIQDWNTKDYTTATLSRKVGYVFQNPDDQIFHSEVQSEIAFGPRNLGWNDKEIQEHVRYAANLTGIKEIMMENPYDLPYSTRKFVTIASVLAMNPDIIVMDEPTAGQDAVGLQQIGFILDELQNKGKTVITITHDMEFVVRHFNRVIAMAQGEKIADGDIQSIFSDAIIMERSRLKPPFYASLAKDLGVEGSVLTKEELWKHLRIESR, from the coding sequence ATGAAACAAATTCGAATGGAAAATGTCCATTTTTCTTATCCAGATGGAACTGTGGCACTACGCTCCTTCGACTTGTCAATAGAGGAGGGAGAACGCGTAGCAATGATTGGACAAAATGGAGCTGGGAAAACAACTGCCGTAAAGCTAATGAATGGCTTGGTAAAGCCCACTGGGGGTAATGTATTTATACAGGATTGGAATACGAAAGATTATACCACTGCTACGCTGTCGAGAAAGGTTGGATATGTATTCCAGAATCCAGATGATCAGATTTTTCACAGTGAGGTTCAATCCGAAATTGCCTTCGGTCCACGCAACCTAGGATGGAATGACAAGGAAATTCAAGAGCATGTTCGCTATGCTGCCAATTTGACGGGGATAAAAGAGATTATGATGGAAAACCCATATGACCTGCCTTATTCGACTCGGAAATTCGTAACAATTGCTTCGGTTCTTGCGATGAATCCTGATATCATTGTGATGGATGAACCCACAGCAGGACAGGATGCGGTTGGACTACAGCAAATCGGTTTTATTTTAGATGAGCTCCAAAACAAGGGTAAAACTGTAATTACGATTACGCATGATATGGAGTTTGTCGTGCGCCATTTTAACCGTGTAATTGCAATGGCACAGGGAGAAAAGATAGCGGATGGAGATATTCAATCCATCTTCTCGGATGCAATTATTATGGAAAGAAGTAGGTTAAAACCCCCCTTTTATGCTAGCCTTGCTAAAGACTTAGGGGTAGAGGGTTCCGTGCTAACAAAAGAGGAGCTTTGGAAGCATCTTCGAATAGAATCGAGGTGA
- a CDS encoding PfkB family carbohydrate kinase: MVLVPGANHTLSVEDITKQEALFDSCDILLTQLEVPLSVVEKAVELAYSKGKTVILNPAPAQVLSPKLLKMVHYLTPNEHELATISREKVESIDDAIQASHQVISLGVEHVITTLGAKGSIHVTQDSHDLVHSEPMQPVDTTGAGDAYNAGLATGLLTGLSVLDTMHLATKVSRKVIMKEGAQPSIPTMEEI; the protein is encoded by the coding sequence ATTGTTCTTGTACCGGGAGCCAATCATACACTTTCTGTTGAAGATATAACGAAGCAGGAAGCGCTTTTTGATTCGTGCGATATCTTATTGACACAGTTAGAGGTCCCTCTTTCTGTAGTGGAAAAAGCGGTAGAGCTTGCCTATTCAAAAGGAAAAACAGTTATCTTAAATCCTGCGCCTGCTCAAGTTCTATCACCAAAGTTGCTAAAAATGGTGCATTATCTGACACCAAATGAACATGAATTAGCAACCATCAGTAGGGAAAAAGTGGAATCCATCGATGATGCCATCCAAGCATCACATCAGGTAATTTCACTAGGGGTGGAGCATGTGATTACAACCCTCGGCGCCAAAGGTTCTATTCATGTAACGCAGGATTCTCACGACTTGGTACATAGTGAACCTATGCAACCAGTGGACACAACAGGAGCTGGAGATGCTTACAACGCAGGGCTAGCGACAGGACTATTAACTGGTTTATCCGTTCTTGATACTATGCATTTAGCGACTAAGGTGTCTAGAAAGGTCATCATGAAGGAAGGAGCCCAGCCTTCAATTCCGACGATGGAGGAAATATGA
- a CDS encoding energy-coupling factor ABC transporter ATP-binding protein produces MTIMYELNNISYRYPTSDSPVLQDISVKLEKGKLYGVIGNNGSGKTTLCHLLRGFVPHFYKGEVNGQILLEGASMLEMELGDLAPKVGYMFQNPFIQVSGVKETVFEEIAFGLENLGISEEKIVPSVNHVLKQVKIDHLRDKNPFELSGGQRQRVALASIIVMDPDILIMDEPTSQLDPQGTEDIFEIITMLKEIGKTIILVEHKMDFILECADHILVMKDGKVVMEGETEAVFSNPEYLSLNIAVPSVADVYFDLQKRGVALTRFPRTKQALLAELVEMTRKDGMG; encoded by the coding sequence ATGACTATCATGTATGAGCTGAATAACATTTCCTATCGATATCCGACGAGTGATTCACCGGTTCTACAAGACATTTCTGTAAAGCTAGAAAAGGGAAAACTGTATGGGGTTATTGGGAATAACGGATCTGGAAAAACTACGTTATGTCACCTGCTAAGAGGCTTTGTTCCACACTTCTATAAAGGGGAAGTAAATGGTCAAATTTTGCTTGAAGGAGCTTCCATGTTAGAAATGGAGCTTGGAGATTTGGCACCAAAGGTCGGGTACATGTTTCAAAACCCTTTCATTCAAGTTTCTGGCGTAAAGGAAACCGTCTTTGAAGAAATAGCTTTCGGATTAGAGAATCTCGGAATTTCAGAAGAAAAAATTGTTCCATCCGTAAACCATGTCTTAAAACAGGTAAAGATAGATCATCTCCGAGATAAAAATCCATTTGAACTGTCCGGTGGCCAAAGGCAACGAGTTGCATTAGCTTCGATTATCGTAATGGATCCAGATATTCTTATAATGGATGAGCCAACTTCTCAATTAGATCCACAAGGGACTGAGGATATCTTTGAAATCATTACAATGCTGAAAGAAATCGGCAAAACAATCATCCTCGTTGAACACAAGATGGATTTCATACTGGAGTGTGCGGATCACATTTTAGTAATGAAAGATGGCAAGGTAGTTATGGAAGGAGAGACCGAAGCCGTTTTTTCTAATCCAGAGTATTTGTCCTTGAATATAGCAGTACCCTCCGTTGCGGACGTCTATTTTGACTTGCAAAAAAGAGGCGTAGCACTTACTAGGTTTCCACGTACGAAACAAGCTCTATTGGCAGAGCTTGTGGAGATGACTAGGAAGGATGGGATGGGATAA